A single genomic interval of Cellvibrio sp. PSBB023 harbors:
- a CDS encoding MarR family winged helix-turn-helix transcriptional regulator, protein MSTNFAADAAVAENVFETIHTLMHVFRHQQYRALKDGDHKITHMEHKALGFFGRMPGATLSDLVVHSGRDKAQVARLISGLKEQALLLAQVDEQDRRNQRLYLTETGQALYAELHLQERRLAELAIADFSPRETEQLLELLQRVKANLGAEVTGDGSGEE, encoded by the coding sequence ATGTCAACTAATTTTGCTGCCGATGCTGCTGTGGCGGAAAACGTTTTTGAAACCATCCATACCTTAATGCATGTATTCCGTCATCAGCAGTACCGTGCGCTGAAAGACGGCGACCACAAGATCACTCATATGGAGCACAAGGCGTTGGGGTTTTTCGGGCGTATGCCGGGGGCAACCTTATCGGATTTGGTTGTGCATTCCGGGCGCGATAAAGCGCAGGTTGCCCGCCTGATTAGCGGTTTAAAAGAACAAGCACTGTTGTTGGCACAGGTAGATGAGCAGGATCGCCGCAACCAGCGGCTTTACCTCACAGAGACCGGACAGGCGCTCTATGCCGAGTTGCATTTGCAAGAGCGCCGACTGGCAGAGCTGGCCATTGCCGATTTCAGCCCGCGCGAAACAGAGCAGTTGCTGGAGCTATTGCAGCGAGTTAAAGCCAATTTGGGGGCTGAAGTAACGGGGGATGGTTCTGGTGAGGAATGA
- a CDS encoding LysR family transcriptional regulator, giving the protein MTGAFNSETVSVFLAVLDSGSFSAAARQLGRVPSAVSMAIANLEAELALELFDRSGREPKPTAQARALEPQARLLLSQLQQLNTQALELSQGLESRLTLVIAPELQATPWVEPLRILAQEYPLLEIQIITAPQTDALQLLHDGSAQLALVFERPAADGRESFQEVGEETLVAVIARTHPLLRELPAEGSINDSQLRPIRQVMVGSRSQSDARSATDKFCIASEHYWRVDHPEAALQLVLAELGWAWLPRACVQPYINGRMLVELPIENFTNGEALWIDLVWSRERPLGLGAQRIVALMSEQYRQGQRSNS; this is encoded by the coding sequence ATGACAGGCGCATTCAATTCCGAGACCGTCAGCGTGTTTCTGGCGGTACTGGACAGTGGCTCCTTTTCTGCCGCCGCACGCCAGTTGGGTCGAGTGCCCTCGGCGGTCAGCATGGCAATTGCCAACTTGGAGGCAGAATTGGCCTTGGAACTGTTCGATCGCAGCGGACGTGAACCCAAACCCACAGCACAGGCACGCGCATTGGAACCGCAAGCGCGGCTGCTGCTAAGCCAGTTGCAACAGCTCAATACCCAGGCGCTGGAACTGAGCCAGGGCCTGGAGTCCCGGTTGACCCTGGTGATTGCACCGGAATTGCAGGCCACTCCCTGGGTAGAACCGCTGCGCATACTGGCGCAGGAGTATCCCTTATTAGAGATCCAGATCATCACCGCACCGCAAACCGATGCCTTGCAATTGCTGCACGACGGCAGTGCCCAGCTCGCGCTGGTGTTTGAACGCCCGGCAGCCGATGGGCGCGAAAGCTTTCAGGAAGTGGGGGAGGAAACCCTGGTCGCCGTGATCGCCCGCACTCATCCGCTGCTGCGCGAACTCCCGGCAGAAGGCAGCATCAACGACAGCCAATTGCGCCCGATACGCCAAGTGATGGTGGGCAGCCGCAGCCAGAGCGATGCACGCTCCGCGACCGATAAATTTTGTATCGCCTCCGAACACTACTGGCGAGTAGATCATCCCGAAGCCGCACTCCAACTGGTACTGGCAGAATTAGGTTGGGCCTGGCTGCCGCGCGCCTGCGTACAACCCTATATCAACGGACGGATGTTGGTAGAGCTGCCGATTGAAAATTTCACCAACGGCGAAGCACTGTGGATAGACCTGGTCTGGTCGCGGGAACGACCCTTGGGCTTGGGCGCCCAACGAATCGTAGCCTTGATGAGCGAGCAATACCGTCAAGGCCAGCGCAGCAATAGTTGA
- a CDS encoding DUF4288 domain-containing protein, producing MWYCAHAIFYYKYANQESFLTHENVYLISAENEDAALLAAEKIAKENEDLNEDGHLYLNDIPAAYVFAGIRKLIEIETNSDTAQGKIISGVEVTYSEMEVDTLEEVVDLADGKFVNILYRE from the coding sequence ATGTGGTACTGTGCACATGCTATTTTTTATTACAAGTATGCTAACCAAGAATCGTTTTTAACTCATGAGAATGTCTATTTGATTAGTGCTGAAAATGAAGATGCCGCTTTATTGGCAGCAGAAAAAATTGCAAAGGAAAATGAAGATCTAAATGAGGATGGACATTTGTACTTGAACGATATCCCAGCTGCTTATGTGTTTGCAGGGATACGAAAGCTAATTGAAATAGAAACAAATAGCGACACTGCTCAAGGTAAAATTATAAGCGGTGTCGAGGTTACCTATTCTGAAATGGAGGTGGATACTCTCGAAGAGGTCGTGGATTTAGCTGACGGGAAGTTTGTTAACATTCTGTATAGAGAGTAA
- a CDS encoding RHS repeat-associated core domain-containing protein, translating into MKFKGNIIFLFIFFISMSASSAEYCFTIPFTGTSCADQYTCMTHTNYQRNCVAIPDTNYSVPPVTPSFGGGYGSSSGGSDGVNVTVTEVDSKSDESTCAPVRIQSGLKSFTDMDYISSEESGLYLVRNYSSIPVSVFVRSERKSIFGTSWTSNFDERLIIKYYDGTTCDRGWSACSSSKVPEIITYRNHNIGVAFKRVHANINQYYPEVSSDEFHAPYSSMNVNAQNGEITFTKKDESTSIYDYFGQLKKVKFLNDLEWNYAYDASRRLTSVTHTSGRSLQFTWNTNNVVSQVTLPNGKIINYTYLNLDSSSAAYVLNEIIYPDSVGIVKYVTERQYDSFLVKEKHIDNKKWGEYSYAYDSTRGHAVVTSSGYVGGAEKSTFQYEANKTLVTNAKGFTTTYNYDQNKRLASVDNPQSASCQALGRSYSYDGTTDRVTRKNLADGTEYIQSYDSASRVIKWTYNKGLRTDYTYDSYLRVATEKTYEDRKGFDALCSGSADCSQPLRAQPLMEKEYTYDSVSKRITSTKMRALKSDSTYTPWRVTNYSYEFYANKIIKKMSISGHLVGGQGVKEFLYNSSGDLTQINHPNGLSESFSYSAGGDLLTSTDVDGVTESYLYDGRGRAKKITVNNNQNLSVNYEYYVDGIPKSVSLPNGYLKSYTLDDGRRIKQESYSLDASTPQITIYQYDLLSNLQKASLYSMNQNSLLQESLVTVNRIYDENGHMRNDVSGLSSLTYQYTNPEIPSSVTDGNNKITNFTYNQWASIKTAKNPLNQITTLKYNNINQLREVVDGKGVVTKYFWNGFGEIERIESSDVGITSFEYEDYGNLSAVTNALNKRVEFNYDSMSRLTKQKVPTSATDLIDYVYDYTASSSPLYCATGSGKLCAAIGTDNASYFSYNGNGVLSSRTDLIHGKNYSRTYGYDLYGQLNQITYPNGTSIKYEHYLDGTQKNVQVYIAGAWRSIASYEKKFDHVTINYSSGFSFSQKRYFHKDGRTTSINSNLLSKTYTYKPNTNLISGISNSASFTTSNLSVLYDDVGRIVSSNLDGSYTYDGNGNRSSAMLIGTGSYASYDYAANTNRLLTANATQSSNAKSFIYDAIGNAIEQNGSNIRRFSYDGFGRMTGITGTMPTHKYSYNYLNQRVYKSNETVPENYRTPMRYFYNQHGVIEYEVGHLNSLPTASAGSGRIYVYLNGLLVGLVDGNTISHVETDHLGRPELVVRDGAVKWRAQNTAFGRTVYPAGVNLDVGFPGQIYDSESGLWYNWHRYYDASIGRYIQSDPVGQEGGANTYTYVDNNPLSKVDVTGLAVWLLPAVAYDVMLGSAALGAGGACYAINCGEGIVDSLNITNLAFAAGLATLGPQGVLDILMYSKGGKQNVRDSGLVGVSDEEIERKLKDPKTTGIEKKRLQKEQKARKLRNKDKDRAKGKDCK; encoded by the coding sequence ATGAAATTTAAAGGAAATATTATTTTTCTATTTATATTCTTTATTTCAATGTCTGCGAGTTCTGCCGAGTACTGTTTTACAATACCTTTTACCGGTACTTCATGTGCTGATCAATATACTTGTATGACGCATACAAATTATCAAAGGAATTGTGTCGCCATACCGGATACAAATTACAGTGTTCCTCCGGTGACTCCTAGCTTTGGAGGTGGTTATGGAAGCTCAAGCGGTGGAAGTGATGGAGTGAACGTCACAGTTACAGAAGTAGACTCGAAAAGCGATGAGTCAACATGTGCCCCGGTTCGCATTCAATCAGGGCTTAAAAGTTTTACTGATATGGACTATATCTCTTCTGAAGAGTCGGGCTTGTATTTGGTTAGAAATTATTCATCTATTCCTGTTTCAGTATTTGTGCGCTCTGAAAGAAAATCAATATTTGGTACATCATGGACTAGTAATTTTGATGAGAGATTAATAATAAAATACTACGATGGTACGACTTGTGATCGAGGTTGGTCTGCATGCTCTTCCTCCAAGGTTCCAGAGATAATCACATATAGAAATCATAATATCGGTGTTGCTTTTAAACGAGTGCATGCCAACATTAATCAGTATTATCCGGAAGTTTCGTCAGATGAGTTTCATGCCCCTTATTCTTCAATGAATGTGAATGCGCAAAATGGCGAAATAACTTTTACCAAGAAAGATGAAAGTACATCTATTTATGATTATTTTGGGCAACTGAAAAAAGTAAAATTTCTAAATGATCTTGAGTGGAATTATGCGTATGACGCATCTCGCAGACTGACAAGCGTAACTCATACGAGTGGAAGATCTCTTCAGTTTACGTGGAATACTAATAACGTAGTGAGTCAGGTTACTCTACCTAATGGAAAAATAATCAACTACACCTATCTTAATTTGGATTCATCTTCTGCTGCATATGTATTGAATGAAATTATATATCCAGACTCTGTAGGAATAGTTAAGTATGTAACTGAGCGCCAGTATGATTCTTTCCTTGTAAAGGAAAAACATATAGATAATAAAAAATGGGGTGAGTATAGCTATGCTTATGACAGCACAAGAGGGCATGCTGTTGTTACGTCAAGTGGTTATGTTGGAGGCGCGGAAAAATCCACTTTCCAGTATGAGGCAAATAAAACTTTAGTTACGAATGCTAAAGGATTTACCACAACATATAACTATGATCAGAATAAACGTCTCGCGAGCGTTGACAACCCTCAGTCTGCTTCCTGCCAAGCCTTAGGGCGCAGCTATTCATATGATGGAACTACAGATCGTGTCACACGGAAAAATCTAGCTGACGGAACCGAATATATTCAGTCCTATGATTCAGCAAGTAGAGTGATTAAATGGACTTACAACAAAGGGTTAAGAACCGATTATACGTATGATTCATATTTGAGAGTGGCAACCGAAAAAACCTATGAAGATAGAAAAGGGTTTGACGCTTTATGTTCTGGAAGTGCGGACTGCTCTCAGCCGCTAAGGGCGCAGCCCTTGATGGAAAAAGAATACACCTATGACTCGGTGAGTAAGCGGATAACAAGTACCAAAATGCGAGCTCTGAAATCGGATTCTACTTACACTCCATGGAGAGTCACAAACTATAGTTATGAGTTTTATGCAAATAAAATAATTAAAAAAATGAGCATTTCTGGCCATTTAGTTGGTGGTCAGGGGGTTAAGGAATTCCTCTATAATTCATCAGGTGATCTAACTCAAATTAATCATCCGAATGGTCTTTCAGAAAGTTTTTCATATTCTGCTGGTGGCGATTTGTTAACCTCTACGGATGTGGACGGTGTAACAGAGTCTTATTTGTATGATGGCAGGGGAAGGGCGAAAAAAATAACAGTTAATAATAATCAGAATCTATCTGTTAATTATGAGTATTACGTAGATGGCATCCCCAAAAGTGTTTCTTTACCAAATGGTTATTTAAAAAGTTATACCTTGGATGATGGGCGTCGTATTAAACAGGAGTCATATTCATTAGATGCTAGCACCCCTCAGATTACAATTTATCAATATGACTTACTAAGTAACTTGCAGAAGGCCTCTTTGTATTCAATGAATCAAAATAGCCTTCTTCAAGAATCTTTGGTAACGGTTAATCGCATTTATGACGAAAACGGTCATATGCGAAATGATGTTTCAGGGTTGTCTTCATTAACCTATCAATATACCAATCCTGAGATACCTTCATCTGTTACTGATGGAAATAATAAAATAACAAATTTTACTTACAATCAATGGGCTAGTATTAAAACAGCTAAAAATCCGTTAAATCAAATAACCACATTAAAATACAATAATATAAATCAATTGAGAGAGGTTGTAGATGGTAAGGGAGTTGTCACTAAATATTTTTGGAATGGGTTTGGTGAAATAGAACGTATTGAAAGCTCAGATGTAGGTATTACAAGTTTTGAATATGAAGATTATGGAAATTTATCGGCTGTTACAAATGCTTTAAATAAACGGGTGGAATTTAATTACGATTCTATGTCGAGGTTAACAAAACAAAAAGTTCCGACAAGTGCTACAGATTTAATTGACTATGTGTACGATTACACAGCCTCTAGTTCACCGCTTTATTGTGCAACTGGAAGTGGAAAATTGTGTGCGGCTATTGGTACTGATAATGCCTCCTATTTCTCATACAATGGCAATGGGGTTTTAAGTTCTCGAACTGATCTTATTCATGGGAAAAATTATTCGCGGACATATGGTTATGATTTGTATGGACAACTTAATCAAATTACTTACCCTAATGGAACCTCGATTAAATATGAGCATTATTTAGATGGGACCCAAAAAAATGTGCAGGTATACATCGCGGGTGCATGGCGTTCAATAGCTAGTTATGAAAAAAAGTTTGATCATGTTACTATTAATTACAGTAGTGGTTTTTCATTTTCGCAGAAACGCTATTTTCATAAAGACGGTCGAACAACTTCAATTAATTCAAACTTGTTAAGTAAAACATATACATATAAACCAAATACCAATCTCATAAGTGGGATTAGTAATTCGGCTAGTTTCACCACTTCTAATCTGTCAGTTTTATATGATGATGTGGGGAGGATTGTTAGTAGCAATCTGGATGGCTCATATACTTACGATGGCAATGGTAATCGCTCTTCAGCAATGCTCATTGGAACTGGCTCCTATGCATCTTACGATTATGCTGCAAACACTAATCGGCTATTAACAGCGAATGCTACCCAAAGTAGCAATGCAAAAAGCTTCATTTACGATGCGATTGGGAATGCTATTGAGCAAAATGGTTCCAATATTCGTCGCTTTTCTTATGATGGTTTCGGTCGTATGACAGGAATTACTGGAACCATGCCCACTCACAAGTACTCATATAATTATTTGAATCAGCGTGTTTATAAAAGCAATGAAACTGTTCCAGAGAACTACCGAACTCCAATGAGATATTTTTATAACCAACATGGGGTCATTGAGTATGAAGTGGGCCATTTGAATTCATTGCCAACTGCTTCAGCCGGTTCTGGAAGAATTTATGTTTACTTAAATGGTTTACTTGTAGGCTTAGTAGATGGAAACACCATTTCTCATGTGGAGACAGATCATTTAGGGCGGCCTGAGCTTGTGGTGCGAGACGGTGCGGTAAAATGGCGAGCGCAGAATACTGCTTTTGGTAGAACGGTTTACCCTGCGGGCGTCAATTTGGATGTGGGTTTTCCTGGGCAAATTTATGATAGCGAATCAGGGCTTTGGTACAACTGGCATAGGTACTATGATGCGAGTATTGGTCGGTACATCCAAAGTGATCCCGTTGGTCAGGAAGGCGGAGCTAACACTTACACTTATGTTGATAATAATCCACTTTCCAAAGTAGATGTTACAGGGTTGGCAGTATGGTTATTACCGGCTGTCGCTTATGATGTCATGTTGGGTAGTGCCGCCTTGGGGGCTGGTGGCGCATGCTATGCCATCAACTGTGGTGAAGGGATAGTTGACTCTTTGAATATCACAAATCTGGCTTTTGCTGCCGGTTTGGCAACCCTAGGACCTCAGGGTGTTCTCGATATTTTGATGTATTCGAAGGGCGGAAAGCAAAATGTTCGAGACTCGGGGTTGGTCGGTGTCTCTGATGAGGAAATTGAGAGGAAACTGAAAGATCCAAAGACTACTGGTATTGAAAAGAAACGACTGCAGAAGGAGCAAAAAGCAAGGAAGCTAAGAAACAAAGATAAAGATCGTGCTAAAGGCAAAGACTGTAAATAG
- a CDS encoding DUF3861 domain-containing protein, translating into MRTHRYRITVEPLSAADDISVQKLQPLQFEVENHDDILAIAARINQRGDLGTDATAFAIGLKLFSEAMLHHRDNPLFANFRPHFKDFMKRLKTGASATESPTQ; encoded by the coding sequence ATGAGGACACACAGATACCGCATCACCGTCGAACCATTGTCCGCTGCTGATGACATCAGCGTACAAAAACTACAGCCCTTGCAATTTGAAGTGGAAAACCACGACGATATTCTCGCCATAGCAGCGCGTATTAACCAACGTGGCGATTTAGGTACCGACGCAACTGCTTTTGCCATTGGCTTAAAGCTATTCAGTGAAGCCATGTTGCACCACCGTGATAATCCCCTGTTTGCCAACTTCCGACCACACTTCAAAGACTTTATGAAACGACTTAAAACAGGTGCTAGTGCAACAGAATCGCCCACTCAGTAA
- a CDS encoding organic hydroperoxide resistance protein, producing the protein MNVLYKTAATAHSGRDGRAVSADGILDVKLGVPKELGGDGRAATNPEQLFAAGYSACFLSALKYVAGQEKLAIGSEATVTAEVGIGQIPSGFGLEVALNISLPGVDPVKAQALVDKAHIVCPYSNATRGNIQVSLQLV; encoded by the coding sequence ATGAACGTTTTATACAAAACGGCAGCAACAGCCCATTCTGGTCGCGATGGCCGCGCGGTATCCGCCGACGGTATTCTGGATGTGAAACTGGGCGTACCGAAAGAACTGGGTGGCGATGGCCGTGCGGCGACCAACCCGGAGCAACTGTTTGCCGCAGGTTATTCCGCGTGTTTCCTGAGTGCGCTGAAGTATGTTGCAGGGCAAGAGAAACTCGCCATTGGCAGCGAAGCTACCGTTACTGCCGAAGTGGGTATCGGTCAGATTCCTTCCGGATTTGGTTTGGAAGTGGCGCTCAATATCAGCCTGCCCGGTGTTGATCCGGTAAAAGCGCAAGCGCTGGTAGATAAAGCGCACATTGTGTGCCCTTACTCCAATGCTACCCGCGGCAATATTCAGGTGAGTTTGCAACTGGTGTAA
- a CDS encoding MarR family winged helix-turn-helix transcriptional regulator, producing the protein MATEHSPINYLQLDKQLCFALYSTSLAMTKLYKPLLEKLGLTYPQYLVMLILWEGDGLALKDIAEQLHIDSGALTPVIKRLETQGLLQRQRQADNERTLEIGLTPAGRALREQAQAVPLAVGVACATPEAEIHALREQLQQLRKNLIHNT; encoded by the coding sequence ATGGCCACTGAACATTCCCCAATCAATTACTTGCAGTTGGATAAGCAGCTTTGCTTTGCGCTGTATTCCACCTCGCTGGCCATGACTAAACTCTATAAGCCCCTGCTTGAGAAGTTGGGGCTTACTTACCCGCAATACCTAGTGATGCTTATATTGTGGGAAGGCGATGGCTTGGCATTGAAAGATATCGCCGAGCAGTTGCACATCGATTCCGGTGCGCTTACCCCGGTCATCAAACGCCTGGAGACTCAGGGCTTGTTGCAACGTCAGCGTCAGGCCGATAACGAGCGAACCCTGGAAATCGGGCTGACGCCTGCTGGCCGCGCCTTGCGTGAACAGGCGCAGGCAGTTCCCTTGGCGGTGGGTGTGGCTTGCGCGACCCCTGAGGCGGAGATCCATGCCCTGCGCGAGCAGTTACAGCAGTTGCGTAAGAACCTCATCCACAACACTTGA
- a CDS encoding PACE efflux transporter has protein sequence MQGIKRRVVYVGLYELVAIILSAILLEWMTSAGAAHSIGIAIAASAVAIVWNLLFNYGFEWWEQRNQHKGRSIGVRLLHALGFEGGLVVFLVPIIALWLDVSFMEALAMDLGLLAFFLIYTFAFSWVFDAIFGLPAAVAA, from the coding sequence ATGCAAGGCATCAAACGTCGTGTTGTCTATGTGGGTTTGTATGAACTGGTGGCGATTATCCTGTCGGCCATCTTGCTGGAGTGGATGACCAGCGCTGGCGCCGCCCATTCGATTGGTATTGCTATCGCGGCGTCGGCCGTCGCCATTGTGTGGAATTTGCTGTTTAACTACGGGTTTGAGTGGTGGGAGCAGCGCAATCAACACAAGGGGCGCAGCATTGGCGTGCGACTTCTCCATGCCCTGGGTTTTGAAGGGGGTTTGGTGGTTTTTTTGGTTCCCATTATCGCCCTGTGGCTGGATGTCAGTTTCATGGAGGCCTTGGCGATGGACTTGGGATTACTGGCCTTTTTCCTGATCTACACCTTTGCGTTTAGTTGGGTGTTTGACGCGATTTTTGGTCTGCCAGCAGCGGTGGCTGCATAA